In Vanessa cardui chromosome 24, ilVanCard2.1, whole genome shotgun sequence, the genomic window ttgtatcagccaaattgaataaagtatattttgattttgaatcattctaaaattacattttttataattttgtcataACTCGTAGCTATAAATTCAATTAAGTCATTTCAAGGCACTCAAACCAATCTCTGTGAAACACAGAGTtccaattaaattgaattgaatttcattttataagaaTTCTAAAAAAGATCAATCATATCTTACCGGTCTGGGTGTCGATAAAGGGCATCCGCATCCTTCTTTCGGCACATAATCGCGAGTTAAATGTTGACGAGttttcaataatttctttataactAGGATCATTGAGAAAACTGGAAACAAAATGAGTAACAAACATCAATAACAAAACAATCGACAACACTACACAGATTCTAAGGTAAAGTTATTTTACTAGCCGAACACTATatcaaactttataaataacaaaattgaaacaaacctttctatttttgttaaatttgatgGATTTACAACTTGTATCTCCGCGGCCGCCATTTTAATGTGGAGACGCCGATCGATGACGTCCTCGATCGTACTTACTACGACATACGGACGGAGGTGTCAGATGGGGTGAGTGATGCATGACATTTAGGTTAGTTTCCGGTTACTGGCTAGTGAGGCCGAATACGGAaaagatatgtttttttatacattcaagGCTCACATATACCCATCAAAAACTTacatacaacaataaacaaataacaacagcctgtaaattcccactgctgggccaaaggcctcctctccctttgaggagaaggtttggaacattccaccacgctgttgcaatgcgggttgatggaatacacttgtggcagaatttctatgaaatttgtatcatgcaggtttcctcacgatattttccttcacctttgagcacgagatgaattataaagacaaattaagcacttgaatcagcggtgcttgcctggaaaaaacttacatattaaagtaaaataatttaattagaatgattgatgtaattttatgaaagcactcaaatgtccaaatagtatttttaataatatcggaAGTAATATAGCAACACTGTTTATAACGTCAAGCTTGTGACTGGTCATCGGCGGACGAATCGTGGAAGTGGCGCATTTTCAGTAATTGGTGATTGGAGATCTCCAAATATTACACTGATTATTGGTTCCTgtgtttttaataactttagcCGCGACtaatgttttgttattgttctaaaacattatttaattaaaaataaagagtttATTTTTCCGAGGTCGTCAGATCGTCGCATTAAACAAAGATGTCCGTGTGCTTCTTTGTGCCTACGTAAGTTCATGTATTCGATTTCGtatttttaagttatgtttataagttgttatataaataataatatttaaaaatatcttaatagcataatattaataatcatcatTACCTTATCGATGTAATGCATCAGTATCGTTAGTGACGCGTGTTACAAACGGAAGTTAGCTGCGACAAAAAATGCGAAAAATTTCTTATCGCTGTTCGTCAAATCTTTTCATAAgtacctaaaatatattttttccattaatTGGAGAGCCTGCTGAAGCTGcttatagttttatttgaaatttattccgTAGATGTCTATTCAGTATGTACCTATTTTTAGCTCATATGGCTCAGTGGATAAGGAAGTGGAATTGCTTAAATATTGTACAAGTTCATATTGCTCTTAGTTGAATTTCCAAtttatgtagtatatatttatgtttatgtattatggtttattgtaaatattatcattgagttatatttgtaacaactaaaatttcataatatttttttttaatttttttaaaattcgaaaaagTTTTAGGTATAGTCAATCAGATTATCTGTATCATAAAAtcaactaaaaaattaaaaagatgcCTTCATTGGCCTTTTTGTGACTACAAGTACCTAATTGAAGTTACATTTCAATAAATCTATCCTACAGAAagcaatttaacattttttgctCATCATTTAGAATCAAATTTATCAAAAGTAAtgtgacatatttataaattttagtgaTCAAGCTGGTTCCTCAGCCGCTTCGGAGGAACAGGAAACAGATTGCGGCGAAGAGACCGTCCTAGATAACATACACAACACATTACAGGCTTTCTGGACAAAAGTTAACGATGACATGAAAAAGATTAATGCGGTAAGATACATTTCCTGTAAGATTGAATAATTGCTGAATTATTATTGAACTTATTTAAACTTTTCATTTAGTATCATatcatttagaaatatatagcTATTGAGTTTCATACTTGTTCTTGTCAAGAATCAGCTTTCCAATATGGGtatttaatgtgtatttaatttctgtaatatatcaaaatatgtttaacCTGTGGGTATATAATTGAGGACTAGTGTgaattgacgacctctgtggtcgagtggtgtatacaccgttttcatgggtacgccacttagaggtcctgggttcgattcctggttgagtcgatgtagattatcattaattttctatgttgtcctgggtctgggtgtttgtggtactgtcgttacttctgattttccataacacaagtgctttagctacttacattgggatcagagtaatgtatgtgatgttgtctcatattattatctcaattattattattatttaatttcacttaTTTTGAAAGTAATGTTTGCAATATAAAcacttgtttatatatatttacaagcaAACTttaaatccaagaaaggacattttttgcctaacacaataCAACCAACACCCTGAAACACGAACGAAGTTccgagcgactactagtattgaaTAAGTAACTATGTCagtatctttattaacatttatatatggCCATATTTATAGGATGACTTTAAAACCCAAGTGTTACCATTGGCAAGAATTAAAAAGATCATGAAACTGGATGAGGAAGTTAAGATGATATCGGCAGAAGCACCGGTTCTATTCGCAAAGGCAGCAGAGATTTTCATCCACGAATTGACTCTACGAGCTTGGTCGCACACTGAAGATAATAAAAGAAGGACGTTACAGGTAATATAATACACTATATTAaagtagttaataaaaaaaggtgGATCCGCTGAGGGCGCACGCGATTGGTCCATTAGACGATGCTCGTTTTTGATTGGATTCTCATTTAAAATTCGGCGACTGTTAATTGGCCGAAACAGTATATGCGTGAAATTACCCCCACTACTACGCATCTGTGATTGGTTGTacctgtatagtacgacacaacttagatgtagcatcggcaaattcaataaaaccgagttatacaaccaacagaaatagctccctatcgcgccattcgacgctatttttCGCTATAGATTttcacgtcagttcaacccgtgcgtgcatgtaaatcgatgtgtcaaattgactatatatatttatatattaggtcatatgatattataagttattacgtttgtgtaaagatcatatttgcataagaaatatatattgataatttgggataacgtacttaattcggatgtgatcggttttacgaattttgccgatgcgacatctaagttgtgttatTATACCAGTGAATATATtgacgttaaattaaataatcctaACTAATAATAAAGGTGTTAATTTGTTTGTAACGTATTAACTACTCAActgagttattttttaatttatcattctgTTTTCCAGCGCAACGATATAGCAACGGCGATAACAAAATCAGATCAGTTCGACTTCCTAATAGACATAGTGCCCAGACATGAGCTTAAGCCGAGTAAGCCAAGGGAAGATCCGCCTCGAGCGACGACGTCAGCTGATCAggtgaataaagtaaaaaagtaaagtaaagtaacagcccgtacatttcccactgctgagataaggcctcttccattaaggagagggtttggaacatattccacaatgctgttccattgcgggtgaaattagacacatgcaggtttcctcgcggtgttttccttcaatgccgagcacgatatgagttataaatacaaattaagcacatatatatatgtgcttgcctgggtttgaacccgcaatcatcggttaagatgcacgcgttctaatcactgggccatctcggctctcaggTGAATAGCAACTatgtaattatacattaaatttcgTGTCGCAGTCAGCTGATTTAATGGTCTATTTgataatacgaaaaataaagtgtcaattatataatattatgagtctaaaaatggttattttgtaACGAAAGTTGAAGATaatgcttaatttattaaaaaatttataaacaaaaattcattttttcaaacgcTTGTTACGtgatacaaaacgctcctgattggtcgggcttatgatgaagtcacttgcgtGTTTACCttgcttgcctactatatgtGCTACAGAGTAAAATACAGGCAACTGACGTCACCGGCCCCATTGCAGTTCCATGTTGTCTCAGTAGggtaacctctactaaataataaaaaatagattttaaaaaccagtcaagtaACCCATTAGGAAATAACATTCAGCGATTACATATTCCATTTATAAACTAGACTAAATAATTCatctaaaagtaaaaatagtatGTTGGGTAGGTTAGAACGTAATTACATGGCTAAATAATTTCGTTCAGCACAATTTATGTTGTTGTATCTTATgttgtttttgaatttggaatcaaAAATGACCTTACTAGTAAGATCGTCCTCTATGTCGCATTTTTTTTACGCGTCCTACCTTAGCGTATCCAATGATAAAGTAGGAcgcataataggctatttgacaatgcgaaaaataaattgtgcattattgtaatcagtgtatattatgagtttaaaaatggttattttctaacgaaagttaaaaataatacttaatttattcaaaaatccataaataaaaatgcattttttcaaacgtttgtcacgtcaCACAAAACGCACCTGATTGGCCGGGTTTATGAtgatgtcactttcttgttaaccttgcttttctactatttgtactacaaattaaaatacaagaaagtgacgtcacagaccccattgcagcgtcatattgtccaagtagcgtttttgcgcgctatttaaatatggaatttttaatatgatatttttcgtcaaatatgtactagaattaaaaaaaaaaacaacctctactaaataatataaaatggattttaaaaatcagtcgAATAGcctattcttagtttaatgtcttttagttgtgccggcagggcacagattatttcgccaatgtcacgtaggagtATCCAATGATAAAGTAGGACGCATAATTGACATCTGACACTGACAGCAATGTTATGTCCAGTTGGCGCAACAGCACCAGGCGACCATGAACAACCATTCCCAGTTCGTCATACAGCCGTGCGCGCAAATCGTTCaggtactaaaataaaaattttctctttaaaaaaaaaatcaaatatttacttaaatatttaaaaaaatacttttaattttttcttatataaaataaaaacatttaaatatgaattaaaatcaaactagttataatggatttgaatcgcgtatattaatttttttttttttttacccgtgaccacggacgccgtaaagtgctcgaaacgtctggatgccaaaaaaaaaaaatatacgcgattcaaatccgttataactagttttattttaattcatatttatatgtttttattttatataagaaaaaattaaaagtatttttttttaatatttaagaaaatatttgatattaagttttatttcaatgtgtaatagtgatattttaagacaacattaaatatgaattatatgaCATTACAGCAGTCATCGAGCGCAGCGGCGACCACTACCTCCAGTCAGCAACCGGTGACGCTTGTTCAACAAGTTGTCACTTCCTCCGGTGAAGTGCAACCTTTAccggtaatttaaaaaaaaattcaaactttaataattataatgtaatgacTTCTTAATCCTATTCCCATCTAAGGAAGTCTAATatacgaccttgtacgcctttgaatataacaaaaaaattaattattatagtaatatattatatagcctaagttactctctaTTATAGTAGTTATCCCccagtgaaagtaccgtcaaaatcggtccagccgttccagagattagccaaaacaaacagacagaccgacaaaaattgtaaaaaatgttattttggtatatgcactgtgtatacatacatatgccaATGCATACTCAATAGTAAAAAagggttgttttaatattataaacagacactccaattttattatatgtatagattagataatatattgtttataattttttacagaTTCAGTTAACCCAGGCTCAATTAAACATGATCCGGctacagatacaaaataatCCGAACCAACCCATCGTTATACAAGCGCAGCCGCAACCCCAGCAGTCGCCACAGATTATACaggtataaaaacaatataaaaaaaaaacatcttttcgcataatataattaataattaaaaaaacttgcaCATTGTagtctaatttcatattattattaaaattttaacaattactgTGCATTAATCAAGTACATTCCACGAAAGTACTGCCCTTTTCCGCTATTAGTTAATTAGCGTGAATAGCATTTAATTCATCTCGCCTATAACTAACCGCACGCAACGACCAATAAAGTTTGAGTATTTTGCAGGAGTATGGCacgaatttgtttaaaataaacacaaattaagcacatgaatattcagtggtgcttgcttggtttGTACCCATCAACATCTGTTATaagcacgcgttttaaccactgtgccatctcgccTCGAATATCTGATAGATGAATTCTaattgctcggcggtgaaggaaaacatgggtcctaccatgggtacgccactgagGGTTATCTGCCGATCCAAATTTGAGTAGTGTGGCAGAACGAGCTTCAAAATCTGTGGTGTCATCTTTCGCCGGTGGGTTTTCCGAACCGACACTTCAAGAAAAGCTTccaggtgttgcagatgtccataaaTGGAGgtagtttatttacatcagACTAGCCACCTTGTTTGCCATCTATGCCATAAAAGCCTACTCTTCAGAATTGAGAGGTGAGCTTAGTTCAGTTGGACATTTGCCAGAAGTTACATAacatatgagctgagatggcccagtggtgcatgcatcttaaccaatgacttcgggttcaaaccccaacattgtgaggaaacctgcatgtgtttaatttcatcgaaattctgctacatgcgTATTCCATCAAccagtgttgggcattaatcaagcaattgttaattattttattaattgactaaaaaagtaattgcaattaaattaattacaattgaattaatcgcaattacacttttaattgcaccttgca contains:
- the LOC124540212 gene encoding nuclear transcription factor Y subunit gamma isoform X1 produces the protein MSVCFFVPTDQAGSSAASEEQETDCGEETVLDNIHNTLQAFWTKVNDDMKKINADDFKTQVLPLARIKKIMKLDEEVKMISAEAPVLFAKAAEIFIHELTLRAWSHTEDNKRRTLQRNDIATAITKSDQFDFLIDIVPRHELKPSKPREDPPRATTSADQLAQQHQATMNNHSQFVIQPCAQIVQQSSSAAATTTSSQQPVTLVQQVVTSSGEVQPLPIQLTQAQLNMIRLQIQNNPNQPIVIQAQPQPQQSPQIIQVSSQAPHQPHQIFLAQVAPDET
- the LOC124540212 gene encoding nuclear transcription factor Y subunit gamma isoform X2 translates to MSIHDQAGSSAASEEQETDCGEETVLDNIHNTLQAFWTKVNDDMKKINADDFKTQVLPLARIKKIMKLDEEVKMISAEAPVLFAKAAEIFIHELTLRAWSHTEDNKRRTLQRNDIATAITKSDQFDFLIDIVPRHELKPSKPREDPPRATTSADQLAQQHQATMNNHSQFVIQPCAQIVQQSSSAAATTTSSQQPVTLVQQVVTSSGEVQPLPIQLTQAQLNMIRLQIQNNPNQPIVIQAQPQPQQSPQIIQVSSQAPHQPHQIFLAQVAPDET